GCTCCCACCTACCAAGAGCCACCTCCAGAGGCACCTAGTCCCTATCAACAGCTGCCCCTGATTGGATCCAACAAGCGACCATCAAAGAAACCCGTGGCCAAACCAGAACAGCCTTACCCACAACCACCACAGACATCGACGCCTCCCCAAACGCAGCCCACTCCGTCGACTGTGATGCAGGGAGACGACACCAAGGAGCTTCTGGTCTCCACCAACATCAGGTTCCCTGCTCAGGGCGAAGAGCCGCTGGAACTGTCCTCCTCGCCTGTGATGCAAGGTCCTCCGGCTGGACCCCACATCAATGGACATGCTCAACCGCTGAGCCTGCAGCAGATTCAGAACGCCAATCCCGTTGTTTTCCCCAAGGCCCAGGATGAAGTGGCCCCTGGCAGCGGTAATGTGCAGATCCAGCAGCATGAAGTGCTCAACCTGAGTCAGCAGAAACCACCATTGGTGAGTAACTTATCTTATCTATAACAGTTCGATATAACCTATCTCTATCCACAGAAATTCCCTGCCCAGCAGCCAGCACTTGGCGAGCATCCCTCGCTGGACATGGAGCCACCTCCGCGGTATCCCACTACCATGGGACCCGTGCCTCAGGCTCCTCCCACTCCTGGTAAACGACCTCCTGCAAGCTTCTACAACGAGTTCAACCGCAAGCCGCAGAATGGCCCACGTCCCAGTAATCTGCCGAATATTCTGCCTCAGTTCCGTCCGAATGCCAAGATCTCCAGCGGACATCCTCCTGCTCTGAACAAGGAACCCGGCAACATCCGTCTGCCCCAGCAGGGCGGTCCTGGTCCTGGTCCCAAGCGTCCCTACAATCCCTCTGTGCCACCCCAGTTTGCCCATCGTCGCCAGCCCTTGCatcatcaacagcagcaacagcagatgTTGCAGAAGCGCTATCCCATGAATCGCATCTCGGAGTATCCCGTGGGTCCCGGTCCCAGTCCAGGAGGAGATGTCAACAGGAGGGTCTACAGACTTCCCCCGTATGGCGGTCAGAATGTGCCTTACCTGCCCGATCACATGTATCCCCGGCGTCCTCATGGTCCTGGTCCATTGAGATCCGTTGACGGCTACCCGGCAGAGCGACATGCTCCCTCGGCGGAACCCTACAAGACCATCGATGCCGAGGCAGCTGCCGATttcgaggaggaggatctgGTGATCAACGATCCGCCACAGCCAGTGACACCCGGCAAGGATCGCACTGGAGTGGAGGACACGAAGCTGGAGCCCGTGGTCACCCTGCAAATGCTGCAGTCCCAGAAGAAGGCCGTCAGCCTGCCCGGTGATGATACGGGAGCGGGAGAGATCCAGGTGACGGCCGACAACGATCCCCAGGAGGCGGAGGCATCTAAGCTCAGCCAGCAGAAGTTGGATCCCAGCGGAATGTACGTGGTCTTTCCCATGAAGGGCGCCGAAAAGGGTCAGGCGGAGGGAGAAGCTCCCTCGGCACCAGCCGAATATCAGAACACTCCGTTCTCCGTCATCCGCGATCAGCCACAGGAACCGATTCTGAAGAACAAGAAGCCGCAGTCGCTGCAGCAGCAAAACAAAGCGCAGACGGGACCAAAGGAGAAGTTTCCCTACCCCATCGAGAAGCCAGATCCATCCTATTCGGAGCTCCATCCCGAAGCACAGTCTGCTGTTCCGGGAGTTCTCGTGGCCCCGAGGATCATCACCGGAGCTCTGGGCACCGGCACCGAGACACCCATCGCCATTGCCTACACGCCCACTGAACCCAATCCTTTCCGTCATGAACAGGGACAGAAGTTCTCTAACATCAACCTGGCCACGTCGGTGATCAATGAGATCCGCCAGGACACCCAAACGGAGGAGGGTCTGAGCAGTGACTTTGATCTGCGTGGTCAGAACTTCGAAAAGGACTTCATGGCTCCATTTTATCCAAGTGTGAGCCTAGGTGGTGGTGCACCCAGTGGAGCGGCAGCTGTAAATCCCGCTGCCCCTAGCAACTGGAACATTGTGCCCTCTACCACGGATCAGGCGATCTATGAGAAGAACAACATCAACCGGGCCGATGTGGATGCCACTGAGGAAAAGAaagcggaggaggagcagcctaCGGCCAGCCCGCTGACAGCGGAGAAGCCCTCCGAGATGGACAGCTTCCAGCCACAGCTCCAAGGTGGCTTCAAGCCCATTTATCCGCCGGGCTACAAGCATGTGGAGCAGGTGGAACAGGAGGAGGTCGCAGGTGCCAAGAATGCTGCCCAGGATCAGCCAATCGCATTGCCTCTGGTGGCCACCACAGCGAAGCCTTCGACACCAGCCTCGCCAATCAGCAGTAGCACCAGCAGTAGCAGTTCCACCTCAACatcctcctccacctccacgACCTCGACGACCCACCAGCCTGGGATAACCAAGTCGGATGCCACACTGGCCACCACCACCAAGGCGCCGGTGGTCAGTGCGAAGCCCACGCAGCGCAAGAAGACCAGCTTCGAGACAAGTCTGGCGGCCCTGCTATTCGGggacgaggatgaggaggacgGAGCTCGCAAGTCCGCGGAGCTGCCAAAGGCCCAGTCTGGTCCCAGGAATGTGCCACGCATGGGTCCCCGAAGTCTGACGCTGAGCTAAACGGGAGCCTCGAGGTGCCCCCGCCCCAACAACACTAGTGTAGTCCAATTTTAGTTcgtattatttattcaaagtttATGAGACAGCCGGGATAAGCCCCGCTTAGAGGTAGACCATGTGGTAATCTAGTTCTGTTCTACAGCTTATAGTTAGTAAGCTCACCATCCAGATATATAGACCATCGCCTCCAACGAACACAACACCCCACGATCCCAGCGACTTTTGCGAGTCTGATTTGAAATGCGATTTCTATGAACTTTCTCATTGGACTCCCGAATCGTCGGAAATGAGATAAAAGCTTTTTGTATTCAATTTAACAAAACCCCTAAAATAGTACTCACAATTTACGCGGATTATTGTACCATAGAAAACCATGCAAAATAAACATAACTCTTATATTATTAACCATTTTCTTGTTTGAAATAAGGTCTATTTAGGGTTTTCAGGTTTAAATTAGAAGACAAACTCAAGACAACAGAGATGTTAACAAAAaccccttttttttctctagtaaaatggcttacaaaatatttgatttttgacatggAGAGAAGATCTTACACTAATTTTACACCTCTACATTGTCATAAAgccttgcatacttttggtaTTTGGCCCAAAAGAAGATCTTTCCACCCTGGTAAGTggaattcaagaaaaaacggatgttttactATATCAGTATCTTTATTATACGAGTACAATAATTCAGTTTAcagttttacaaaattatttgtttgcctGACATGATTTCGTTCTTCGAATTAAGATTTACTTCGTTTTAACTTCTGTTAAAACCCGAAATGAATTTCGTTTTTGTGTCTGGGATGGACTGCGATTTCAATGTTGATAATAATATAGATAATACTTATTCATGGTCGACCCAAGTCGGTaagtgcattaaaatatttgattggcAACCggaaatgaattttaaattcat
This portion of the Drosophila takahashii strain IR98-3 E-12201 chromosome 3R, DtakHiC1v2, whole genome shotgun sequence genome encodes:
- the LOC108057493 gene encoding uncharacterized protein — its product is MAGSRHLGLLLALVLLLDATAAAATSSAESTTETPSALLPLEARSADISGEEDVISTSYVLPNQIFNEGKPYYARQDPVSGQLDFSAKKPAGIQPEANEVVDPNEKIVLSGGSSPNIHDFLNLPVKYSSSKFVYPLVSSSYANLKYQGSNKNYITNKKPTSVVAPVTPPPPNYHSSNFFTVPTTKLTAVTPTAGAYYPSSPSSTTSTSTSTTTTTTTTTTRGTPPTSRRPVSTTTTTTTQATSPVAKYTTTSRRPIPVQVTSTTAQPPRTSTTRKKFVPTKKYSPTVPSTSGRPVEVNHEDRRPPVKSRPTPSSQDETLTTHHATPQAAIFPTEPATTTKMYTTSSTSPPVVFTEGPTPPPAFSPIPGTGIPNLDPADVYHTLGQKNTQAEEQQQQQLEKQQQQQYQEQQQQLYQQQQYQLQLEKQQLEKQKHPYQQQLEKHQQQQQQLHQQQQQQQQQQQQQQQQQQQHQPQPPTQQQQPIPPKSPMTLSDIFNSLAEEESNVAQNYQQNQGFDAQGNLIQPIAPSKPSPFAMQQPGAQQQPGAQQRPSHPNEQKVISGSQENYSNEYVSYQVQQPNMMQYRPVPGQINNVVISPGQQSASFVLGSQVQQVSVGHPSMEKEPLFAKDTPGVQYGQVISEDIGNIKRPNIKEPLPAPPNYQQMPSIQQNSNFHQNGNVATSGAPTYQEPPPEAPSPYQQLPLIGSNKRPSKKPVAKPEQPYPQPPQTSTPPQTQPTPSTVMQGDDTKELLVSTNIRFPAQGEEPLELSSSPVMQGPPAGPHINGHAQPLSLQQIQNANPVVFPKAQDEVAPGSGNVQIQQHEVLNLSQQKPPLKFPAQQPALGEHPSLDMEPPPRYPTTMGPVPQAPPTPGKRPPASFYNEFNRKPQNGPRPSNLPNILPQFRPNAKISSGHPPALNKEPGNIRLPQQGGPGPGPKRPYNPSVPPQFAHRRQPLHHQQQQQQMLQKRYPMNRISEYPVGPGPSPGGDVNRRVYRLPPYGGQNVPYLPDHMYPRRPHGPGPLRSVDGYPAERHAPSAEPYKTIDAEAAADFEEEDLVINDPPQPVTPGKDRTGVEDTKLEPVVTLQMLQSQKKAVSLPGDDTGAGEIQVTADNDPQEAEASKLSQQKLDPSGMYVVFPMKGAEKGQAEGEAPSAPAEYQNTPFSVIRDQPQEPILKNKKPQSLQQQNKAQTGPKEKFPYPIEKPDPSYSELHPEAQSAVPGVLVAPRIITGALGTGTETPIAIAYTPTEPNPFRHEQGQKFSNINLATSVINEIRQDTQTEEGLSSDFDLRGQNFEKDFMAPFYPSVSLGGGAPSGAAAVNPAAPSNWNIVPSTTDQAIYEKNNINRADVDATEEKKAEEEQPTASPLTAEKPSEMDSFQPQLQGGFKPIYPPGYKHVEQVEQEEVAGAKNAAQDQPIALPLVATTAKPSTPASPISSSTSSSSSTSTSSSTSTTSTTHQPGITKSDATLATTTKAPVVSAKPTQRKKTSFETSLAALLFGDEDEEDGARKSAELPKAQSGPRNVPRMGPRSLTLS